A region of Oxyura jamaicensis isolate SHBP4307 breed ruddy duck chromosome 5, BPBGC_Ojam_1.0, whole genome shotgun sequence DNA encodes the following proteins:
- the CCDC177 gene encoding coiled-coil domain-containing protein 177 yields the protein MVEPPAEPPPQPCPVPGGAAAAAAPGEASRPGEQSPLLHLDLYNFDCAAAEGSRYVLTSPRSLEACARCAVRPVELLPRALGELLREAPGRSMRVAAGLYEAYERERRRKLQQCREERERIIREEKRRILAPLGSLPPSPATRLTPRAATAAATTTTTAAATTGPRPGGKAGASGGAKAKSHSLDSLQKRREGSWGKTSSESGASSSYSGESLRGQGGKGRGRGRVADGSLLGRSFSLGDLSHSPQTAQRVERIVKEVKRKKGLSEVPERDKKIAALMIAKHQEASLLREQRQAAHLQWDSQRRLAEQRKEQEEKEKQKALLQGQRMWESQVEKRRGKLSQEQQEAALLKQKQRQVCEERWREQAEKQERLRREKLEKAIREDKQKKLHQEHNLKAKEEDKKEHREREEQLLQEKLSIAAQKRLRKEAQLQKERKQLSQAEKLKHEALLKELAKQEAEEKEMLKASLEMSLTKAQENYEQLMEKRNQELREKARREDMQIQRAKLAAEKKEREQKEHLQALAKETERKLQHAAQVAEEVVQEKARKVVLSRLEKEKVQKMNKQKVEQYEDLRRREILLSIERKLERSEQIFKERKTVLENARSVARASFHVREKVREETNMRTFDKMAFEAELHASLDKK from the coding sequence ATGGTGGAGCCACCAGCGGAGCCCCCTCCGCAGCCGTGCCCAGTGCCCGGCggagcggcagcagcagcggcccCCGGGGAGGCATCCCGTCCCGGGGAGCAGTCCCCGCTGCTGCACCTGGACCTGTACAACTTTGACTGTGCGGCGGCGGAGGGCAGCCGGTACGTGCTGACCAGCCCGCGCTCGCTGGAGGCCTGCGCCCGCTGCGCCGTGCGGCCGGTGGAGCTGCTGCCGCGGgcgctgggggagctgctgcgggAGGCCCCCGGGCGCTCCATGCGGGTGGCCGCCGGCCTCTACGAGGCCTACGAGCGGGAGCGCCGCCGCAAGCTGCAGCAGTGCCGGGAAGAACGGGAGAGGATCATCCGTGAGGAGAAGCGGCGCATCCTCGCACCCCTCGGCAGCCTGCCGCCCTCGCCTGCCACCCGCCTCACGCCCCGGGCTGCCACcgctgctgccaccaccaccaccaccgccgcTGCCACCACCGGACCCCGTCCCGGGGGGAAGGCCGGGGCATCGGGAGGCGCCAAGGCTAAGAGCCACTCGCTGGACTCGCTGCAGAAGCGCCGGGAGGGCAGCTGGGGAAAGACCTCCTCAGAGTCAGGGGCCTCGTCCTCCTACAGTGGGGAGAGCCTGAGGGGGCAAGGGGGCAAGGGGCGCGGACGGGGCCGCGTGGCCGATGGCTCCCTGCTGGGGCGCAGCTTCAGCCTGGGCGACCTCAGCCACTCGCCACAGACGGCCCAGAGGGTGGAGAGGATCGTGAAGGaggtgaagaggaagaagggtCTCTCGGAGGTGCCCGAGAGGGACAAGAAGATCGCGGCGCTGATGATCGCCAAGCACCAGGAGGCCAGCCTCCTGCGGGAGCAGCGGCAGGCGGCCCACCTGCAGTGGGACAGCCAGCGGCGCCTGGCAGAGCAGcggaaggagcaggaggagaaggagaagcagaaggccCTCCTGCAGGGCCAGCGGATGTGGGAGAGCCAGGTGGAGAAGCGGCGGGGAAAGCtgagccaggagcagcaggaggccgccctgctgaagcagaagcagcGGCAGGTGTGCGAGGAGAGGTGGCGGGAGCAAGCGGAGAAGCAGGAGCGGCTGCGGAGGGAGAAGCTGGAGAAGGCCATCCGGGAGGACAAGCAGAAGAAGCTCCATCAAGAGCACAATCTGAAGGCGAAGGAGGAGGACAAGAAGGAGCACCGGGAGCgagaggagcagctcctgcaagaGAAGCTGTCCATAGCTGcacagaagaggctgaggaaggaagcgcaactgcagaaggaaaggaaacagctcAGCCAGGCAGAGAAACTGAAGCACGAGGCCTTGCTCAAGGAACTGGCCAAGcaagaggcagaagagaaggaaatgctgaagGCCTCCCTGGAGATGAGTTTGACCAAGGCTCAGGAGAACTATGAGCAGCTAATGGAGAagaggaaccaggagctgaGGGAGAAGGCCAGGCGGGAGGACATGCAGATCCAGAGAGCCAAGctggcagcagagaagaaggaaagagagcagAAGGAGCACTTGCAGGCCCTGGCgaaagagacagagaggaaGCTCCAGCATGCTGCCCAGGTGGCTGAAGAGGTCGTCCAGGAAAAAGCCCGCAAGGTGGTCCTGAGCCgtctggagaaggagaaggtgcagaagatgaacaaacaaaaggtGGAACAGTACGAGGACTTACGGCGCAGGGAGATCCTCCTTTCTATAGAGAGGAAACTGGAGAGGAGCGAGCAGATCTTCAAGGAGAGGAAGACCGTCTTAGAAAACGCCAGGTCTGTAGCTCGGGCATCCTTCCATGTCCGGGAAAAGGTACGGGAAGAGACTAACATGCGCACCTTTGACAAGATGGCCTTTGAAGCAGAACTGCATGCCAGCCTGGATAAGAAGTGA